A window of the Salvelinus alpinus chromosome 25, SLU_Salpinus.1, whole genome shotgun sequence genome harbors these coding sequences:
- the LOC139553456 gene encoding leucine-rich repeat and immunoglobulin-like domain-containing nogo receptor-interacting protein 2: MRRSALYHCYPLLGGALLLLLVSCVLGCPARCDCSAQTKSVSCHRKRLPTIPEGIPIETRLLDLSKNKLRSITPDNFSSFLQLEDLDLSDNLIGVVEPGSFKFQLSLRSLNFHSNLLQLVPAGVLSGLANLTSLDLSHNRLVVLLDHGFQDLRRLMSLEVGDNELVFISQRAFTGLLGLQSLTLERCNLTVVPTDALGHLHSLVELRLRHLGIGALKPYSFKRLPHLRHLEIDYWPWLEVFPALSLHGLNLTTLTVTNTNLSSFPGPALRNLPYLTHLNLSFCRIQHIQQGVLDKLPRLQELHLRGAQLAYIEPLAFLVLPNLRMLDVSHNQLDSVEQAVFASPDSLQTLLMGGNPLVCDCRLLWLLSGRKPPLLQLPDPQPECSAPERIRGKPLRDLKEPLVSRYVTCTKPWIGPNTTQLLLADEGQPVWLNCIADGAPRPSMAWVTPHRRYVTAKSTGRVTVLTNGTLEIKAAELHDNGVYLCVASNAAGNASMSASLAVKSLGISDRSLYTNKSGLLADSNGTWANGTLLYNMTNPIDLKTIIISTAMGCLSFLGVVIFCFLLLFAWSRGKGRHKSNFDIEYVPRKSNGTAAEANETSGPRRVNMKMI, encoded by the coding sequence ATGCGGCGCTCTGCCCTGTACCACTGCTATCCTCTTCTGGGCGGggctctactgctcctgctggtTAGCTGCGTCCTGGGTTGCCCCGCTCGCTGTGACTGCTCCGCCCAGACCAAGTCAGTCAGCTGCCACCGCAAGCGACTGCCTACCATCCCCGAGGGCATCCCCATTGAGACTCGGCTTCTGGATCTGAGCAAGAACAAGCTGCGGAGCATTACACCGGACAACTTCTCCTCCTTCCTACAGCTCGAGGATCTAGACCTCAGCGATAACCTGATAGGTGTGGTCGAACCGGGCTCCTTCAAATTTCAGCTCTCCCTGCGCTCGCTGAACTTCCACAGCAACCTCCTCCAGCTGGTCCCCGCCGGTGTGCTCTCTGGCCTGGCCAACCTCACCAGTCTGGACCTCAGCCACAACCGGTTGGTGGTGCTGCTGGACCACGGCTTCCAGGACCTTCGGAGGCTGATGTCCCTGGAGGTGGGTGACAATGAGCTGGTGTTCATCTCCCAGAGGGCCTTTACTGGCCTGCTGGGCCTACAGAGCCTCACCCTGGAGCGCTGCAACCTGACTGTTGTGCCCACTGATGCCCTGGGGCACCTACACAGCCTGGTGGAACTCCGCCTGCGCCACTTGGGCATTGGTGCCCTGAAGCCCTACTCCTTCAAAAGACTTCCCCACCTTCGCCACCTGGAGATTGACTACTGGCCCTGGCTGGAAGTCTTCCCCGCTCTGTCGCTACACGGTCTCAACCTCACCACACTCACTGTCACCAACACTAACCTGTCCTCTTTTCCCGGCCCTGCTCTACGCAACCTACCCTACCTCACGCACCTAAACCTATCCTTCTGCCGCATCCAGCACATCCAGCAAGGGGTGCTAGACAAGCTTCCGCGACTGCAGGAGTTGCACCTGCGAGGGGCTCAGCTGGCTTACATTGAACCCCTGGCCTTCCTGGTACTCCCAAACCTGCGCATGTTGGATGTGTCGCACAACCAGCTGGACTCTGTGGAGCAAGCTGTGTTTGCGTCCCCTGACAGCCTGCAGACGCTGCTTATGGGGGGGAACCCTCTGGTGTGCGACTGCCGGCTCCTATGGTTGCTGAGTGGCCGGAAGCCACCCTTGCTGCAGCTCCCTGACCCCCAGCCTGAGTGCAGTGCCCCTGAGCGCATCCGTGGGAAACCCTTGCGGGACCTCAAGGAGCCGCTGGTGTCACGGTATGTGACCTGCACCAAGCCATGGATCGGGCCCAACACCACCCAGCTGCTGCTGGCAGACGAGGGGCAGCCTGTCTGGCTCAACTGCATAGCAGACGGGGCTCCTCGGCCATCCATGGCCTGGGTGACGCCACACAGACGCTATGTCACAGCCAAGAGCACCGGGAGGGTGACAGTCCTTACCAACGGCACCCTGGAGATTAAGGCTGCGGAGCTGCACGACAAtggtgtgtacctgtgtgtggcCAGTAATGCGGCGGGCAATGCCAGCATGTCAGCCTCGCTGGCTGTGAAGAGCCTGGGCATCAGCGATAGATCGCTCTACACCAACAAGAGCGGTCTCCTGGCGGACTCCAACGGGACCTGGGCCAACGGCACCCTCCTGTACAATATGACAAACCCCATAGACCTGAAGACCATCATCATCTCCACAGCCATGGGCTGCCTGTCTTTCCTGGGCGTGGTCATCTTCTGTTTCCTCCTCCTGTTTGCCTGGAGTCGTGGGAAGGGAAGGCACAAGAGCAACTTCGACATTGAGTACGTTCCCCGCAAATCGAATGGGACAGCAGCGGAGGCAAATGAGACAAGCGGGCCCAGACGAGTCAACATGAAAATGATTTAA